Proteins from a single region of Pseudomonadota bacterium:
- a CDS encoding lysylphosphatidylglycerol synthase domain-containing protein has product MDERQTKTRGWRRLLSLTVVVLSVPALGLWVHLTVGWPRLLTPWIGLTVADYGVLFLGMAIAYLARAARLFDFFRDTVARAPFGLLRLSLLHNLSNHLLPMRTGEAAFPLLMKRYFGVSFADAGLSLVWLRVLDLAALTLLASTVIARGSPLGPLTQALALTLALGSAAALLLLPWAVHLLPAAFDGGRTQRLIHAIASNLPRGSAAYARAVLLTLVAWAAKGFALLWLALQFTALSASTAAVGVAAGELSSVLPIHGLAGSGTYEGAMVAALVAVGAEHDVALLAAVNVHLFLLGTAFALGVSALLLPRPPSPAKPDRVS; this is encoded by the coding sequence TTGGACGAGCGGCAGACGAAGACGCGGGGCTGGCGCAGGCTGCTATCGCTGACCGTGGTCGTGCTCAGCGTGCCCGCGCTCGGCCTGTGGGTGCACTTGACGGTGGGTTGGCCAAGGCTCCTCACCCCCTGGATAGGTCTGACGGTTGCCGACTACGGCGTGCTGTTCCTGGGCATGGCGATCGCCTACCTCGCCCGCGCGGCGCGCCTGTTCGACTTCTTCCGCGACACGGTGGCCCGTGCGCCCTTCGGGTTGCTCCGCCTGAGCCTCTTGCACAACCTCTCCAACCACCTACTGCCAATGCGAACCGGAGAGGCTGCCTTCCCCCTGTTGATGAAACGCTATTTCGGCGTTAGCTTCGCGGACGCAGGGCTATCGCTCGTGTGGCTGCGCGTGCTGGACCTCGCCGCCCTGACGTTGCTGGCTTCCACCGTGATCGCGAGGGGAAGTCCCCTTGGCCCCCTGACCCAGGCGCTCGCCCTCACCCTCGCCCTGGGCAGTGCTGCCGCCCTGCTGCTGCTGCCGTGGGCAGTGCACCTGCTACCGGCTGCGTTTGATGGCGGGCGCACGCAGCGGCTGATCCATGCGATTGCTAGCAACCTGCCGAGGGGATCGGCGGCCTACGCCAGGGCGGTTCTACTCACGCTCGTCGCCTGGGCTGCGAAGGGCTTCGCCCTGCTCTGGCTGGCGCTACAGTTCACCGCCTTGAGCGCCTCGACCGCCGCCGTGGGTGTGGCAGCCGGTGAGCTCTCGAGCGTACTGCCGATCCACGGACTGGCAGGTAGCGGCACCTACGAGGGGGCCATGGTAGCTGCGCTAGTGGCGGTGGGTGCCGAGCACGACGTCGCCCTCCTAGCGGCAGTCAACGTACACCTCTTCCTGCTCGGCACGGCGTTCGCCCTCGGCGTCTCGGCGCTCCTGTTGCCGCGACCGCCATCGCCCGCCAAGCCCGATCGGGTAAGCTGA
- a CDS encoding lipid-A-disaccharide synthase N-terminal domain-containing protein, with amino-acid sequence MLLTGSLLLATALADATPLIAPAPADPFRQVLFEVTFGGLAWSITPWKIIGYGGVTLFGLRWVVQALASRKAQAPTMPLAFWLMSVAGSLMLLAYFIWGKNDSVGILSNLMPSLIYSYNLYLFFRQRQRTATAT; translated from the coding sequence ATGCTACTGACCGGATCGTTGTTGTTGGCGACGGCCTTGGCCGACGCCACCCCCCTGATCGCCCCCGCCCCAGCGGACCCGTTTCGCCAAGTGCTCTTCGAGGTGACCTTCGGCGGTCTCGCCTGGTCGATCACGCCGTGGAAAATCATCGGTTACGGCGGCGTCACCCTGTTCGGCCTGCGCTGGGTGGTGCAGGCGCTCGCCTCGCGAAAGGCCCAGGCACCGACCATGCCGCTGGCCTTTTGGTTGATGAGCGTTGCGGGCAGCCTCATGCTGCTCGCCTACTTCATCTGGGGCAAAAATGACTCCGTGGGAATTCTCTCTAACCTGATGCCGTCGTTGATCTACAGCTACAACCTCTATCTGTTCTTCCGCCAGCGCCAGCGCACGGCCACCGCCACCTAA
- the pip gene encoding prolyl aminopeptidase yields the protein MPSDHAPRRSLYPAIEPFDHGTLQVSQLHRIYYEQSGNPAGKPVVFLHGGPGGGGDTRPRRFFDPARYRIVVFDQRGCGRSEPHAALEENTSWDLVADIERLREHLGVDRWQVFGGSWGSTLSLLYAQTHPQRVTELVLRGIFMLRRSELEWFYQHGASEIYPDQFARYESVIPMDERHDLICAFHRRLTGENQATALEAARAWAIWEGSTSALRPAPNVEETFGDAHFALAFARIESHYFVNGGFMDSETQILDQIDRIRHIPAVVVHGRYDVVCPIRNAWDLSQRWPEASLEIIDDAGHSAFEPGITDALIRATDRFCG from the coding sequence ATGCCCTCGGATCACGCGCCGCGCCGATCGCTGTACCCCGCGATAGAACCGTTCGACCACGGCACCTTACAGGTGAGCCAGCTGCACCGCATCTACTACGAGCAAAGCGGCAATCCTGCGGGTAAACCGGTCGTTTTCCTTCACGGCGGCCCCGGCGGTGGCGGCGACACACGCCCTCGCCGCTTCTTCGATCCTGCGCGCTACCGTATCGTTGTTTTCGACCAGCGCGGCTGTGGTCGCAGCGAGCCCCATGCGGCGCTCGAGGAAAACACAAGCTGGGATCTGGTCGCCGACATCGAGCGCCTGCGTGAGCACCTGGGTGTCGATCGCTGGCAGGTCTTCGGCGGATCCTGGGGCAGTACCCTGTCTCTGCTCTACGCGCAGACCCATCCACAGCGCGTGACGGAACTTGTGCTCCGAGGGATTTTCATGTTGCGGCGAAGCGAGCTGGAATGGTTCTACCAGCACGGCGCGAGTGAGATTTATCCCGACCAGTTCGCGCGATACGAATCGGTCATTCCGATGGACGAGCGTCACGACTTGATTTGCGCCTTCCATCGCCGCCTCACGGGCGAGAACCAAGCCACCGCGCTAGAGGCGGCGCGCGCGTGGGCGATCTGGGAGGGGTCGACCAGTGCCCTGCGACCGGCCCCAAACGTGGAGGAGACCTTCGGCGATGCACACTTCGCCCTGGCCTTCGCCCGCATCGAGTCGCACTACTTCGTCAACGGCGGATTCATGGACAGCGAGACGCAGATCCTCGATCAGATCGATCGCATTCGCCACATTCCCGCCGTGGTCGTGCACGGCCGCTACGACGTGGTCTGCCCCATTCGCAACGCCTGGGATCTCTCCCAACGCTGGCCCGAGGCAAGCCTGGAGATCATCGACGATGCGGGCCACTCAGCCTTTGAGCCCGGCATCACCGACGCCTTGATCCGCGCCACAGACAGATTCTGCGGTTGA
- a CDS encoding glycosyltransferase family 39 protein produces MSIANPSSSPEADKTPQFSAMLWLLVVLLAIAVYRAFIVQSTGMNLYLDEAYYLDWSRHLAFGYYSKPPFVAWSIAALTSVCGEGELCVKLSAFLWYGVAAVFVALLAIRQFGREHGTLSGIALYTLPAVGFLSMTVSTDAPLVAFWAIGLWLFVSALDEQPGAWVGLGIAMGLGMLSKYTMVLFPISMFLYLLLSEHRGWLRMSGPWLALAVMALVLTPNLWWNLQHGFPSITHTAEMTEWTGDRDRFGDLLEFLGGQLGIFGPLAFLVLLVMCFSPTVWRDSRQRMLLLFTLPLLTMYLGQAWLGGANVNWALAAYVSATPLLVVFLRERGRMGTSLLIAALVLNGLLNVVPYHFRTLAPVVGVELTRRVDPWSRILGWREMGEQVQALRADRLEAALLGDDRLVLSEMTYYGRTPRTEWSDVAAWNPDGGVASQFELMNDISASEATSFLYVGRTPLDALAPAFEVAEQIGTARHQVVVDRTLEVFVYYLQGFRGYDAVAHLPPSDAMPGRTGAEAPRP; encoded by the coding sequence TTGAGCATCGCGAACCCCAGCAGTTCCCCAGAAGCGGACAAGACCCCGCAGTTCAGTGCCATGCTCTGGCTGCTCGTGGTCCTGCTCGCGATCGCCGTTTACCGCGCCTTCATCGTGCAGAGCACGGGAATGAACCTGTATCTGGACGAGGCCTACTACCTGGATTGGTCACGTCACCTGGCCTTCGGTTACTACTCCAAACCGCCGTTCGTGGCCTGGTCGATCGCCGCCCTCACGAGCGTCTGCGGCGAGGGCGAGCTCTGCGTCAAGCTGAGCGCATTTCTGTGGTATGGCGTTGCTGCGGTATTCGTGGCGTTGCTCGCTATACGTCAATTCGGCCGCGAGCACGGCACCTTGAGCGGCATCGCCTTGTACACTCTGCCCGCCGTAGGCTTCCTGTCAATGACAGTCTCCACGGATGCTCCCTTGGTGGCCTTTTGGGCCATCGGCCTGTGGCTATTCGTGTCGGCGCTCGATGAGCAACCTGGCGCTTGGGTCGGGTTGGGCATCGCCATGGGCTTGGGAATGTTGTCCAAGTACACGATGGTGTTGTTCCCCATCTCCATGTTCCTTTACCTGCTGCTGAGCGAGCATCGCGGGTGGCTGCGCATGAGCGGGCCTTGGTTGGCGCTGGCAGTGATGGCCCTCGTGCTGACCCCCAACCTGTGGTGGAACCTGCAGCATGGATTTCCGAGCATCACCCACACGGCGGAGATGACCGAGTGGACGGGCGATCGCGATCGCTTCGGCGACCTGCTGGAGTTCTTAGGCGGTCAGCTGGGTATCTTTGGGCCCTTGGCGTTCCTGGTGCTGCTAGTTATGTGTTTCTCACCGACCGTGTGGCGTGACTCTCGCCAGCGTATGCTGCTTCTGTTCACCTTGCCGCTCCTGACGATGTACCTCGGTCAGGCCTGGTTGGGTGGGGCAAACGTGAATTGGGCCCTCGCTGCCTACGTGTCTGCGACGCCGTTGCTAGTGGTCTTCTTGCGCGAGCGCGGGCGGATGGGGACGAGTCTGCTGATCGCAGCGCTGGTGCTGAACGGGCTGCTCAACGTTGTGCCGTACCACTTCCGCACGCTGGCACCAGTAGTAGGTGTTGAACTGACGCGCAGGGTCGATCCCTGGTCGCGAATACTCGGCTGGAGGGAGATGGGTGAGCAGGTTCAGGCGCTTCGCGCTGATCGCCTAGAGGCTGCGTTGCTCGGGGATGATCGCCTGGTGCTATCCGAGATGACCTACTACGGTCGGACGCCGCGAACCGAATGGTCCGATGTGGCCGCCTGGAATCCGGATGGCGGCGTCGCCAGCCAGTTCGAACTCATGAACGACATCAGTGCGAGCGAGGCAACCAGCTTCCTATACGTTGGACGTACGCCACTCGATGCTCTGGCACCTGCCTTCGAGGTGGCGGAGCAGATCGGCACGGCGCGCCACCAAGTGGTGGTGGATCGGACGCTCGAGGTGTTTGTGTACTACCTGCAGGGATTCCGCGGCTACGATGCGGTTGCCCACCTGCCGCCGAGCGATGCGATGCCGGGGCGGACCGGGGCCGAGGCGCCACGGCCGTGA
- a CDS encoding glycosyltransferase family 2 protein: MTLTSSNPVLSATPAEPAGAPSSAIAALSVVVPVHNEAGNITPLIEEIHATLAGLPHEIIYVDDASCDDSLRELAACAERFDSLRVLRNERQAGQSTSVLNGVRAARHEWIATLDGDGQNDPKDIPHLMAALIEDGEAIMAIGHRKKRRDSWVRRRASGIAKGARRLLLGDEVPDSGCGLKVLRRDAYLALPYFDHMHRFLPTLVQQGGQRVLSVAVNHRPRERGQSKYGILDRAMAGVIDIIGVAWLGMRNRRTATEELDRRS; this comes from the coding sequence TTGACCCTGACCAGCAGCAACCCGGTCCTGAGCGCGACGCCCGCTGAGCCAGCAGGCGCGCCGAGTAGCGCAATCGCTGCGCTGTCGGTGGTGGTACCCGTGCACAACGAGGCAGGGAACATCACCCCGCTGATCGAGGAGATCCATGCGACGCTGGCGGGACTGCCGCACGAAATCATCTACGTCGACGACGCCAGCTGCGACGATTCCCTGCGCGAGCTCGCTGCCTGCGCCGAGCGTTTCGATAGCCTGCGGGTACTGCGCAACGAACGCCAAGCCGGCCAGAGCACCTCCGTGCTGAACGGCGTACGCGCGGCTCGACACGAGTGGATCGCAACCCTTGATGGCGATGGCCAGAACGACCCCAAGGACATCCCGCACCTGATGGCAGCGTTGATCGAGGATGGCGAGGCGATCATGGCCATCGGTCACCGCAAGAAGCGGCGTGACTCCTGGGTGCGCCGACGCGCCTCGGGCATCGCCAAGGGCGCGAGACGCCTCCTGCTGGGCGATGAAGTGCCTGACAGCGGCTGCGGACTCAAGGTGCTCCGCCGCGATGCCTACCTGGCACTTCCCTACTTCGACCATATGCATCGTTTTCTCCCCACCCTGGTGCAGCAGGGCGGCCAGCGCGTACTCTCCGTGGCCGTGAACCATCGCCCGCGCGAGCGCGGCCAGTCGAAGTACGGGATCCTCGACCGCGCGATGGCCGGGGTGATCGATATCATCGGTGTCGCCTGGCTCGGCATGCGCAATCGCCGCACAGCGACCGAGGAACTCGATCGCCGCTCCTAG
- a CDS encoding YbjQ family protein, whose translation MILSNTEFVPGREIVEFYGVVSGNTVRAKNIGRDILAGFKNIVGGELAGYTELLQEAREEATARMVEQARSVGANAVINVRFATSSIAQGASELFAYGTAVQVR comes from the coding sequence ATGATCCTGAGCAACACGGAGTTCGTCCCCGGTCGGGAGATCGTGGAGTTCTATGGCGTGGTGTCCGGTAACACGGTGCGAGCGAAGAACATCGGGCGCGACATCCTGGCAGGGTTCAAGAACATCGTCGGTGGCGAGTTAGCCGGCTATACGGAACTGCTGCAGGAGGCGCGCGAAGAGGCCACCGCGCGAATGGTCGAGCAAGCCCGCTCGGTCGGCGCCAACGCGGTGATCAACGTTCGCTTCGCCACCAGCTCTATCGCCCAGGGGGCCTCGGAGCTGTTCGCCTACGGCACCGCCGTGCAGGTGCGCTAG
- a CDS encoding M48 family metallopeptidase, translating into MRHVPRQPDVEVNVSKTHPLVEAGTLLVGLSLLFLLGAIALLFAVDLAVALVSPSVEARVFSAWTPRDAKTVDAQDDPRLEAVRAITARLAEQWSDAPYDFKVGVLEMDAPNALAAPGGYIFVTTGLLDEVTSENELAFVLGHEIGHFRNRDHLRALGRGVLLQLTFAAISNGSSGLGLSVATLADCGFGRRQEQRADAFGLTLVYGAYGHVTEATRFFERIRDSDGEGGLLEKYAATHPLPQTRIDALDALAQEAGYARDREVTRLPWAGSED; encoded by the coding sequence GTGCGCCACGTTCCTCGCCAACCCGACGTCGAGGTCAACGTCAGCAAGACCCACCCGCTGGTCGAGGCGGGCACGCTATTGGTGGGCCTGTCGCTGCTGTTTCTGCTCGGGGCGATCGCCCTGCTATTCGCGGTGGATCTGGCCGTGGCCTTGGTCTCACCCTCGGTGGAGGCCCGCGTGTTCTCCGCGTGGACACCGCGCGATGCCAAGACCGTGGATGCCCAGGACGATCCTCGCCTGGAGGCGGTCCGGGCGATCACCGCGCGGCTGGCGGAGCAGTGGTCCGATGCGCCCTACGACTTCAAGGTGGGCGTGCTCGAGATGGACGCCCCGAACGCCCTAGCGGCGCCCGGCGGCTACATCTTCGTCACCACGGGGCTGCTGGATGAGGTGACCTCCGAGAACGAGCTAGCGTTCGTGTTGGGTCACGAAATCGGCCACTTCCGCAACCGCGATCACCTGCGCGCGCTCGGTCGGGGCGTTCTGCTGCAGCTGACCTTCGCGGCCATCAGCAACGGTTCGAGCGGCCTTGGCCTGAGCGTGGCCACGCTCGCCGATTGCGGGTTCGGGCGTCGCCAGGAGCAGCGCGCCGATGCCTTTGGCCTCACCCTAGTGTACGGCGCCTACGGCCACGTCACCGAGGCGACGCGCTTCTTCGAGCGTATCCGTGATAGCGACGGGGAGGGCGGGCTGCTCGAGAAGTACGCGGCCACCCACCCGCTGCCGCAAACGCGTATCGATGCCTTGGACGCGTTGGCTCAGGAAGCTGGCTACGCACGCGACCGGGAGGTCACGCGCTTGCCTTGGGCCGGGTCCGAGGACTAG
- a CDS encoding EAL domain-containing protein encodes MKSPPRSSSASTPKPGAASDGVGAVGARSASEGDQTEEDRRFLAGVIEALEAATWEWDIKRDRVRINERWASLLGYTPDELHPVTMERFRGLIHPDDVPLVEASIAAHFRGDLANYDCEIRMRHRQGHWVWLQTRGRVLAWGDDGEPCRMFGVHLPIGARKRHEENLRRNEQLLSITGQVAGVGGYELNLLTNKLIWTDQTKQIHGVGQDYEPSVETAIDFYAPQARAIISEAVARALETGEGWDLELPLIRASGERIWVRAQGLTESRDGEVIRVYGAFQDVTERRQLTQALAENNDLLNVTLESIGDAVITTDPSGLVTWMNPVAERLTGTACGDMVGRGVHEVCYLVDESAREPLADLVKPCVAGRTAVSLDRDALLLSRDGSEYAVESKAAPIINGEGEVLGAVMVLYDVTERRRLDNEMRYRARHDSLTGLLNRSELEFMLGQAHEDARHSGCLHALLFLDLDQFKIVNDTCGHSVGDELLVRVVGLFTKGVRGTDTVARLGGDEFAIILHDCPPEEAERLASTICQRVRDFRFVCGEHRFRVSVSIGLVSVHGEWSHPAAIMQAADTACYAAKDAGRDRVRRYHDSDTEIRSQQTRTRWALRIEESLEHDRFVLHGQRIARLRADDPVDRIELLIRMCEEDGELVMPGAFMPAAERFRLMMRIDQWVLGQALALLSAQANDATTEIYVNLSGQSLGDRDFHDSALVALGAVPLNVRQRLILEVTETAVIANLCDARGFLEAVRRAGVRVALDDFGAGMSSYGYLRSLSFDYLKIDGQLVSTMLEDPLSLAVVRSFVDIAGVLDLQVVAEHVQSDEIIGELTRLGVDMAQGFHLHRPEPIQALLAPRVENERASGAA; translated from the coding sequence ATGAAATCTCCCCCCAGATCATCCAGTGCCTCAACGCCTAAGCCAGGCGCGGCTAGCGACGGCGTTGGCGCTGTGGGCGCGCGATCGGCGAGTGAGGGCGATCAGACCGAGGAAGACCGACGCTTCCTTGCGGGCGTTATCGAGGCCCTGGAGGCGGCCACGTGGGAGTGGGACATAAAGCGTGACCGGGTTCGCATCAACGAGCGCTGGGCGAGCCTGCTCGGCTACACTCCCGACGAGCTTCATCCGGTCACCATGGAGCGCTTTCGCGGGCTGATTCACCCAGACGACGTGCCGCTCGTGGAGGCGTCGATCGCGGCTCACTTCAGAGGCGATCTCGCGAACTACGACTGCGAGATCCGCATGCGTCATCGCCAGGGGCATTGGGTGTGGCTGCAGACCCGAGGACGCGTCCTAGCGTGGGGGGATGACGGCGAGCCCTGCCGGATGTTCGGGGTGCACCTGCCGATCGGGGCGCGTAAGCGCCACGAGGAGAACCTGCGCCGCAACGAGCAGCTCCTGTCCATCACCGGGCAGGTTGCAGGGGTGGGTGGCTACGAGCTCAACCTGCTCACGAACAAGCTCATTTGGACTGATCAGACCAAGCAGATTCATGGGGTGGGTCAGGACTACGAACCGTCCGTGGAGACGGCAATCGACTTTTACGCTCCGCAGGCCCGAGCGATCATCAGTGAAGCGGTCGCACGCGCCCTTGAGACGGGCGAGGGCTGGGACCTGGAGTTGCCACTGATCCGTGCCAGCGGTGAGCGGATCTGGGTACGCGCCCAAGGCCTTACAGAGTCGCGCGATGGAGAGGTGATCCGCGTCTACGGTGCCTTTCAGGACGTTACCGAGCGTCGCCAGCTCACCCAAGCTCTGGCCGAGAACAACGATCTGTTGAACGTCACCCTAGAGTCGATCGGCGATGCGGTGATTACGACCGATCCCAGCGGATTGGTGACCTGGATGAACCCCGTTGCTGAGCGCCTGACGGGCACGGCTTGCGGCGACATGGTCGGCCGCGGAGTGCACGAGGTGTGCTACCTCGTCGACGAAAGCGCGCGCGAGCCGTTGGCCGATTTGGTCAAGCCCTGCGTCGCCGGCCGCACGGCGGTGAGCCTGGATCGCGATGCGCTGCTGCTCTCGCGCGATGGAAGCGAGTACGCGGTCGAGAGCAAGGCGGCACCGATCATCAACGGTGAAGGTGAGGTACTGGGGGCCGTCATGGTGCTCTACGACGTTACCGAACGCCGTCGCCTCGACAACGAGATGCGCTATCGCGCGCGCCACGACTCTCTGACAGGCCTGCTCAATCGCAGTGAACTCGAGTTTATGCTGGGCCAGGCTCACGAAGACGCCAGACACAGTGGGTGCCTGCACGCGCTGCTGTTCCTCGATCTCGATCAGTTCAAAATCGTCAACGACACCTGCGGCCATTCGGTGGGCGATGAGCTGCTGGTGCGAGTGGTGGGCCTGTTCACCAAGGGCGTGCGCGGCACGGACACGGTGGCGCGCCTAGGTGGTGATGAGTTTGCGATCATCTTGCACGACTGTCCGCCGGAAGAGGCAGAGCGCCTTGCGAGCACGATTTGCCAGCGCGTGCGCGATTTCCGCTTCGTCTGCGGTGAGCACCGCTTTCGGGTGAGCGTGAGCATCGGCTTGGTGAGCGTGCACGGTGAGTGGTCGCATCCCGCCGCCATCATGCAGGCGGCGGACACGGCGTGCTACGCCGCCAAGGATGCGGGACGGGATCGCGTCCGGCGCTACCACGACAGCGATACGGAGATCCGCTCCCAGCAAACCCGCACGCGCTGGGCCCTGCGGATCGAAGAGTCCCTCGAGCACGATCGCTTCGTGCTGCACGGCCAGCGAATCGCCCGCCTGCGTGCGGACGACCCAGTGGATCGCATCGAACTGCTCATCCGCATGTGCGAGGAGGACGGTGAACTCGTGATGCCCGGCGCCTTTATGCCCGCGGCCGAGCGCTTTCGCCTGATGATGCGCATCGACCAGTGGGTGCTAGGGCAAGCGCTGGCGCTGCTGAGTGCGCAGGCGAACGATGCCACGACGGAGATCTACGTGAACCTCTCGGGCCAGTCCCTAGGCGATCGCGATTTCCACGACAGCGCCCTGGTCGCCCTCGGGGCTGTGCCCCTGAACGTTCGCCAGCGGTTGATTCTGGAGGTCACCGAGACCGCCGTGATCGCCAACCTGTGCGATGCGCGTGGCTTCCTAGAGGCCGTGCGCCGTGCGGGCGTGCGCGTCGCCCTGGATGATTTCGGTGCCGGCATGTCGTCCTACGGCTACCTGCGCTCGCTCAGCTTCGACTACCTGAAGATCGACGGCCAACTGGTCTCTACCATGCTGGAGGATCCCCTGAGCCTGGCGGTAGTGCGCTCCTTCGTCGACATCGCGGGCGTGCTCGATCTGCAGGTGGTGGCCGAACACGTGCAAAGCGACGAGATTATCGGCGAGCTGACCCGCTTGGGTGTGGACATGGCGCAGGGCTTTCATCTACACCGCCCCGAGCCCATCCAGGCGCTTCTCGCGCCTCGGGTGGAAAACGAGCGTGCCTCTGGGGCGGCCTAA
- a CDS encoding heavy metal-binding domain-containing protein, translating to MSSAAWELLFSFGVPLILLVLAFLVGSTIERRHFARLREREGALVGFPVVNFATLPAGWEVVRSDLKSASIVVSLDYFKRVIAGLRAIVGGRVKTYEPLLDRARREAVLRMVEQARDSGFDAVINVRLQTSRLVSTAGNGEQTAGVEVLAFGTAIERR from the coding sequence GTGTCCTCCGCGGCATGGGAGCTGCTGTTCTCCTTCGGGGTTCCTCTCATCCTACTGGTGCTCGCCTTTCTAGTCGGGAGCACGATCGAGCGCCGCCACTTCGCCCGCCTGCGCGAGCGCGAGGGTGCCCTGGTGGGCTTTCCGGTGGTCAACTTCGCCACCCTGCCGGCGGGCTGGGAGGTCGTGCGCAGCGATCTCAAGAGCGCCAGCATCGTGGTCTCCCTCGACTACTTCAAGCGCGTCATCGCTGGCCTTCGCGCCATCGTCGGCGGGCGCGTGAAGACCTACGAGCCTCTGCTCGACCGGGCGCGGCGCGAAGCGGTCTTGCGCATGGTGGAGCAGGCGCGCGATAGCGGTTTCGATGCCGTGATCAACGTTCGCCTGCAAACCTCTCGGCTGGTCAGCACGGCCGGCAACGGGGAGCAGACCGCAGGGGTGGAAGTGCTCGCCTTCGGCACCGCCATCGAGCGCCGCTGA
- a CDS encoding DUF3108 domain-containing protein, whose amino-acid sequence MPADFRPGRRATAAAPPCPSSLRAPVRWLLAAASILVAASASMATEPVAYTAEYKLRAFGLRGKMNVEQYPEPGAATAQGPVWRYRSELRAKGFGKLFFGGLTFEDALFEVRDDGRLRPLHVTGKDSMKDRSKDVTFTWPKGDESSSEGPLAEGTDAEATFSMEIPPEVLDRALLIPAIALDLEHSGAARDAHGELTLASAPLDPERGYRFRVLERGRLRDYYARLVGEEALEGPEGDPIETLVFEHRRDGSSRTTTFWLAPSLSYLPIQIQQRKNDKKPHLRAFLKDYLPVDPDQQQPGPERDAR is encoded by the coding sequence ATGCCTGCAGATTTCAGGCCCGGTCGTCGCGCGACCGCTGCCGCCCCCCCCTGCCCCAGCTCGCTTCGCGCACCCGTGCGCTGGCTGCTGGCGGCCGCAAGTATACTCGTTGCGGCAAGCGCTTCGATGGCGACCGAACCGGTCGCCTACACGGCCGAGTACAAGCTGCGCGCCTTCGGCCTGCGCGGCAAGATGAATGTCGAACAATACCCCGAGCCCGGCGCCGCCACCGCGCAAGGACCGGTCTGGCGCTACCGCTCGGAACTGCGGGCCAAGGGCTTTGGTAAGCTGTTCTTCGGTGGCCTCACCTTCGAGGACGCCCTGTTCGAAGTACGCGACGACGGCCGCCTGCGCCCCCTTCACGTGACTGGCAAGGACTCGATGAAGGACCGCTCGAAGGACGTGACCTTCACCTGGCCTAAGGGCGATGAATCGTCCAGCGAAGGCCCTCTCGCCGAGGGCACCGATGCCGAGGCCACCTTCTCCATGGAAATTCCCCCGGAGGTGCTCGATCGCGCCCTGCTGATCCCGGCGATCGCCCTGGACCTCGAACACAGCGGCGCGGCACGAGACGCGCACGGCGAGCTCACCTTGGCCTCCGCACCCCTGGATCCCGAGCGCGGCTATCGCTTTCGGGTCCTCGAACGCGGCCGCCTCCGCGACTACTATGCGCGGCTCGTAGGAGAGGAAGCCCTCGAGGGACCAGAGGGGGACCCGATCGAGACCCTCGTGTTCGAACACCGGCGCGATGGCTCAAGCCGCACCACCACCTTCTGGCTGGCGCCCTCCCTGAGCTACCTGCCGATCCAGATTCAGCAGCGCAAGAACGACAAAAAGCCCCACCTGCGGGCCTTCCTCAAGGACTACCTGCCCGTTGACCCTGACCAGCAGCAACCCGGTCCTGAGCGCGACGCCCGCTGA
- a CDS encoding phosphatase PAP2 family protein yields MSKRIWQLGVICLALLTLAISLWPSIDLTVASWFYDPNGVEKARFWSNEQPPIAWVYHGVQRGSQLFGLVLLIMLMLSLVPAMRWLRSRRTVIGFLLAGLLIGPGLVVHQFKSDWPRPRPRDSQPFQGDYSFRRLGELAGECQRNCSFPSGHAGFGAYLMAPALLGSRRRYPWLLAGLGGALGVGFARIAVGAHWLSDVLFSYWIVGASLVVTWLLVHPDGRRRIASSLRRR; encoded by the coding sequence GTGAGCAAGCGGATTTGGCAGCTCGGCGTCATTTGCCTCGCCCTGTTGACGCTTGCGATCTCGCTTTGGCCCAGCATCGATCTCACGGTGGCGAGCTGGTTCTACGATCCAAACGGTGTGGAGAAGGCGCGCTTTTGGTCTAACGAACAGCCGCCTATCGCATGGGTTTACCACGGCGTGCAGCGCGGCTCGCAGCTCTTCGGGCTGGTCCTGCTGATCATGTTGATGCTGTCCCTAGTCCCCGCCATGCGCTGGCTGCGGTCGCGGCGCACGGTGATTGGATTTCTCCTCGCCGGCTTGTTGATTGGGCCAGGTCTGGTGGTGCACCAGTTCAAGAGCGATTGGCCGCGTCCACGCCCCCGGGATAGCCAACCCTTTCAGGGGGACTACTCGTTTCGACGACTAGGGGAGCTCGCCGGTGAGTGTCAGCGCAATTGCTCCTTCCCGAGCGGTCACGCGGGTTTTGGCGCCTACCTCATGGCGCCCGCCTTGCTCGGGTCGCGTCGGCGCTACCCCTGGCTGCTGGCGGGGCTCGGCGGTGCCCTCGGGGTTGGCTTTGCGCGAATCGCCGTGGGCGCCCACTGGCTGAGTGACGTGCTGTTCTCGTACTGGATCGTTGGGGCGAGCTTGGTCGTGACCTGGCTACTGGTGCACCCAGACGGACGCCGTCGCATCGCATCGTCGTTACGTCGTCGCTGA